Part of the Triticum aestivum cultivar Chinese Spring chromosome 4D, IWGSC CS RefSeq v2.1, whole genome shotgun sequence genome is shown below.
cttcctgttcaaacataggtcgtattcgaaccaaagagaacatagctgtcggtaccctcttgatcggcacactgccgagctcactagggggcttcttgatcgtattcgaatcatagctcaacccctcttgggaaccgacatggatcgtattcgaatcagcgtcgttaaacaactctcaaggtcatttgggggcttcctgttcaaatataggtcgtattcgaaccaaagagaacatagctgtcggtaccctcttgattggcaacgccaaagccactgggggctatatgatcgtattcgaatcttagcttaacccctttgggacggttttctgatcgtattcgaatcagaagcctcaaaaattttgaagtctctttttgcaaacaatttttgggattttatttgaagctcttttgaacacatctaaagtgtatatgagtggtttctatttaaacccggcttgattttcgatgataagtcaccggcttatgacaatcatcatctatgtggaagcattggcttctaaggattgggttatcacacttactgcacaggtatcttaaaccggcagtatgattcaatatcacaggaaccggttttccaaaccggattatactattattcaaatctttaatagccaacatggctggatttctattatggttatcaatagccaatatttTGATGGAGGTcctcaaagtcgctttagcgcaatgattattattttattaatggacatgatttattttcacaatggagggaatagtcccgagtcgctgcaggcttacgacccggcacttgggggctacattattcaaattgagatcacatcaaatatgcaagtcccatgtcactgcgagcatgcaccatggcacttgggggctaatgtaaagtcaatTTTTTGaccaacttattgaagacccgactcatcccattgtaatgagacggcccttgggggctaccaattgctcatgtcaaaaattcaaggtacacaagcctcagttcattatattgaaaggtccactactcagttggtagagtacaaagctcttaaccttatgaacgtgggttcaagccccatggtggagattacatcatatgatgttatcattaatgaattatatacaaagtcccagctcagtattatcttactgagccggcccttgggggctacacgttgctgctcaagtttacatgatcatatttacaaagtccctgctcattatatcataatgacccggcacttgggggctacaagtgatatgaatataatggagttctacatctttaagccggttgaaggtcacatgagtatttcaagacctatatttttaaacattgggagctgagtcaaatgaattattcttcagtctttctctgtgagaaaccaacgtcagcaaattgattatgaagttggcttattgacccggattttctagaagaagggaataccaaggaattaaggatgatcaggtgccggcttacaagagctttttaacccggagcataatcggtcaaaattgttcttgtgtttgttttacaggatcagtttaacatggatgaatccaaattaaactgggggctaatgtcggggatataccccgcggtatgacccggccggagatatgacccgactGGGATTGGATGTTTCATTGATGACCCGGCAGACTATAAGCCGGCAGGAATAGTTAAGTAGGTTAAGTTCGCGggaacagttaagcattgtaacccggcagacacagtcatgtaacccggcagatgttaagccagacggtaagccaggtggtaagccagatggtaagtcagatcgtaagccagacggtaagccagatggtaagtcagatcgtaagctagaccgtaagtcagattgtaagctagattgtaagaagcccaagacgttaagaagcccatggtaagACGTCGAAATaaggttaagtcttaagtccgagttggactctacatgtaacccgccccttcagcttatataaggaggggcagggcaccccaagagggacaagcaagaaacaatctctagggctagacacaaagagccggcttaccggcgactccctcatgatcataatgagatctagccacaaacagcatgtagggtttttatcagatgatgtttcccggggcccgaagctgtctaaatccttgccttgtgttgcgtctctcgattatgctcaacccctctcaagctactacaaagatgcgttggcctcacgactaagtcctcacactaggacatctgccgtgacaattccacgacaccgggCGTACGCGGAGATCAAGGCCCGGAGCCGTGGACGCGAGGaaggcgtcgtcgtcgtcctcgacagcgacgaggaggacgagctcGGGCCGTCCAACCCCCTGCGCGTCGACAACCCTGgtcaggggtgcagcagggacgacGGTGGCTCCAGCgaggcgcagggcggcggcggcgactacgcccagttctacaggctcctcggcatgagaaggcgggcggcggccgcggCATAGTAGGGCTAGGCGTAGTTTGTATGTTTCTCTGTTTTTATACAAATTTCAATTAAAAATCGCCGAGTTTGTGCCAGATTCGTATCAGATCACCGAGTTTGTGCTAGATTCGTATCAGATCGCCGAGTTTGCGCGATTTTGAGGACAACATGGGGCGACGACTGAGAACGCAATCGCCCCACGCCGAAAGCAAATGCCTGCCCTCTCAAACTGTGTGGTCTGTGGTGTGCGTTCTTGTGAAAAATTTCAAGTACGAGGGCCGTGCTTGTGTCAGGATGTTGACCAAAGAAACCACCTCCTCTTGCACGATCAGGCGTCTGTGGATGGGTGACCAGACCTTGCGCTGCCGCTGCgtctcctttctttctttctttctttcttttagccTTTGTCGATGCAGTCAAAAGCAGCAGCAGGGCGACATGACATGGTTGAAGTTTTTGGGTGTAAGTACTGCCTTTGCTCTGCTGTCTTGTGCCTGGCTGGCAGCCGGTAAAAAAATAAAAAGGTCGGCAGCTATTGGCTGACgctgttggaattttatcatcccaAGTGGCCGCTGCTTCTTGCCTCGTGCTCGTGCTTGTGCGGCAGTAGGAGTTGTTGTGGTACAGCAGTGGTAGCACAGGATGCTTGCCTTGACTGGTCAAAAACACTTGGTACGGGCACCGGGTGACAGCGGTGATGGAAGCAAGCTGCCTGTGTGTCAATCGCCTGTGATGTGGAGATAAGGCTGGACGCCAAAAGAAGCCAACTGCCAAAGCCCTATGCTGCACAagcggcaaatttgacaaatttgatccgtggacgaaatcaaatcacagaataaactatccgtgaaactatttcacgcgacTGACATTTTTATGTGACGCCCGACACAAATGCGTCACAGTACATtatgcaacgcctcacagataggcgctacacgcgtGGCCAGCGTTGCATCCCagactgcctaaaaattgctaagtcattgtgcagagcctaagagctaggcgctgcactgtatagtgtggcgcctagctctcaggcgctgcactagtggttgcactacaaaatgaagcaaccactagtgcaacgcctagaagctaggtGCTACattgtatagtgtggcgcctagctctcaggcactgcacactgacttagtaatttttggatcacacgggtgcgacgctggccaggcgtgtagcgcctatctgtgaggcgttgcacagtgtagtgtggcgccttcatatcgggcgtcacacaaaaaggtcaaccgcgtgaaatagtttcacggacagttcattctgtgatttgatttcgtccataggtcaaatttgtcaattttgcccTGCACAAGCACCCACACTGTTCTGTATCTACTCAATGCTATGGTGGCATTTGGATTGCAACAGCCAGATCCCTGGTCAAACTGGCAACTTCCAAAGAATCACGCTTTGGTGATAGTCACACCGGACAAGAAGAATGATTGAATTTTTTATCAAATTTTCGGCTAAATTTCTGGCACTGGACAATAAAAGGCACAAAGATGGCAACAGGGAAACCTTATACACAAGCCAATCCAAACATCATGTCGAATCAAACAGATGTCCCAAGTACTTTAGGTTTAGGTTGATGCATATACAATTTCAAGTTCCAACATTCCAAGGAAAATAGCATGAAAAAATAACTAAAAGGGTCTATTAAACACTTTTGAAGAATCAAGCCCACAGTCTTGGCCCATCCTCTAATAAAGATcaaatgcaaaagaaaaaaaaggccatagATTCAATTCACCTAGATAAATAAAACGGATTAACAGCAGAAAAAAGAGTTTCTTATGCTCACGACAGCGCCCAAACTGCGTTGGCATCACCATCAGCCTGTAGTCCTACTACCTCACTTCAGTTCCTGACTGCAAATTAGTTGGCATCTCCTACTGAGAACCCACTGGGAAGAGCTTGACTATCGCGGCGATAGGCATGCCTATGAAGccgatgacgatgcaggagaaccACTCCCTGAGTGACAGAGGGGTGGTGTTGGCGAAATCGCCAAGGAACTGTACTATGATGATCTGGAATAAGACCGTGCTGCCGAGCACCGCGACGAACACGTTGTTGTCTAGAATGCCTCTGAATACATTTATCCTCTCCATCTCTCTGGAGCTCACCTCGTTGAACACCTGCATAACAAAAACTTCAGCTCATCTTCGCACACTATCACCCAGAAAAACTAGCATAGTTCTTTTTTTCATTCAAAATTATTATTTGGTAATGAAGTCGTCAGACTTGATGCCTTGTTAAGTGTTCATACTTCGCCATATTATGATAGTGACAGAACAGCATTATAGTCCTATTGATAAGGATGCATTCATTATATTTCTTGTAGTAATGGTTATATTTAGTATTTTTGCTGAAACAAGTGTCTGGTTGATAAATAATTGGCATTATTGGAGCGGGGAACAGTGAAATCCTAAAAGACTCTTCGCAGATATCAAAAGAATGCAATAGAAACTTCGAATTACCTGGCAGAACACAAAGCAATTGAAGATGAGCGTGTTCAAGACTAGATCGGAATTATCACCCTTAAGTTCAAACAACGTCTTTCCTTCGGTCTGCAGATACCAAATTACAAAGAACTGGTAGATTGCCTGTCCCATGATGTTCCTCCACATAATGTTGCTAATGAAGTTTCCTTTCCTTCCAACAGGGGTCCTCTTCATCAGTTCATCGTTTGGAGGTTCTGTGGCCAATGCCAATGCTCCTAGTGTGTCCATGATCATATTGACCCAGAGCAACTGAACAGCAGTAAGGGGAGCACTCCCTGAATTGACAAGCAGAAGTATGCAATAGAGTGAAATATATGTCACAAAATAAACGATGGAACTAAAGCTTTGCTACATTAATATAATATACTAATTTCCGGGTGTAACTTATCTTATAATACTATTACATCTCCTGAAAGGAATATTTGTATCACAACTTATGAGTTAAAAACTTGAAAAAAAGCATGTAGCAGTTAGTTCCAATCAGGAGTTGGTTTATGATAATAACTGGAGCATGAAACAGCCCTAAAGGTAATATACAAAATGACTAATTTAGAATTCAACTGTAGATTATTATTTTAATTTTTACGGAATCAAGCTGGTGGGGCATAAAACCCGTCCCTTTAATCAAATGAACTGATTTAGAGTTCAGTTGTTGAAGGTTATTCAATTTTCACAGAATCGGACTATCCCTTCCTTTTCGTTACAGGTTAGTGCCAGCTTAAATGAACGCGTCAAAGTTTCAGGTGTACCTGTCATGCAAGCTGACGAGAAGTTCACAACTAGGGCAACCACGTTGACTGTCAGTTGAAACTGCACAAACTTCTGAATGTTGATGTACACAGATCGACCCCATTTGGCAACCGTGACTATAGTGGAGAAGTTGTCATCAAGAATAATGACATCGGCACTCTCTTTTGCAAccttcaaaaaaatacaaaaatgaggCATACTGGAACTAATAAATAAGAAATGGATTGAGCAAACATGTAATTGACTGTGCAAATCATGATGTACAAGGCCTTATAGATGCTGCAGTGACATAATGATAGATCATAAACATGCTGACACACTATTAGGTAGTAATTACATTGGGAGACACTCAATGAGTCATAGCTAGTTATGTCAAAGAATTCTATAGTATTTTATATATTAAATTGACACGACTATTTTTCCCCATACAAGAGATAATATTAACAATTTTCGCTCTGTGAAATTACCTCAGTTCCAGCAATGCCCATCGCAAGTCCAATATCAGCCTCATGAAGTGCGGGTGCATCATTTGTCCCGTCACCAGTCACGGCAACAACTTCTTCATGTGTAGTCCGGAGATTCTTCACTAAGGTGTGCTTGTCAAGTGGTGAAGACCTAGCCATCACCTGACATGATACATACAACAACagtatgttgacaaatgaaatcCAGAAATGATAGGCAAGACAAAAATGGCAATAGCAGTAAACATACCTGTATCTTTGGTATCAATTTGTACATTTCTTCTGCACTCTTAGTTCTAAAATCTGGGCCTTCAATGGCAAGACCACCTTCAGTCAAAATGCCACATTCCCGGGCAATTGCCTTTGCTGTGTTAATGTTGTCGCCTGTGACCATCCTGACAGTAATACCGGCTGACCTGCAGATGGCAACAGATTCCTTCACACCTGGGCGCACTGGATCTTTAATCCCAACAATGCCAATGCATGTGTACCCCTCTTCAGGAATCGCATCATTAGCTGAGAACCCATCTGCAACTTCAATGTAAGCAAGGCACAGAGTGCGAAGTGCCTCATTTGCAAAGCTCTCAATCGTGGCATTCAAGTGAGCAACAGTTGCACTGTCAAGGGGGACGGCATTGCCTTGATCATTCAGGTACTTGCTGCAAGATGCCAATATGATCTCTGATGCACCTTTGCAGTGAGCACGGAATGCACCCCCTGGCAGCTGGATGACCACTCCCATTCTCTTCTTTGCTGAGTTAAATGGCTCGACTTTGATGAGGGTGGTTGCTTTTCGCACTGCCTGGAAATCTCCACCGAGTGACAGGCCAAGCTCTAAAATTGCTGCCTCAGTTGGTGTGCCCAGTATTTCGCGTTTGCCATCCTGGTTGATGACAACATCGCCACCAGTGTTGTTAAATATGGACTGCGAGAGCATTGTCATGACAGAATCCGGTAGCTCGGAGAATAAGCTCTTGGCGTCTGAAGATTTTTCCACTTCTTTAATTTTGCCACAGATGCAAGCCTTGACGACAGTCATGTGATTTGTTGTGAGTGTGCCAGTCTTGTCACTGCAAATGGAGGTTGCTGAGCCCATGGTCTCACAAGCTGCAAGGTGTCGGACAAGCGCCTTGtcattcatcatcttcttcatggcAAATGCAAGGCTCAAGGTCACGGCGAGCGGTAAGCCTTCAGGAACTGctacaacaacaatagtaacagcaATAGCAAAGAACTCAAGCAGCTCCAGTGCATCATCTCCACTCCAACTCAAGTACGAACCATCCATGATCTTGCGGCGGAACAGGCTTTCAGTGAGCACTGCAAATGTGACAACAGCAAAGACGAGGCCTATTTTGCCAATGATGGTGGCAACGCCGTTCAGCTTGACCTGCAATGGCGTCTCATCATCCCCGCCTTCACTGAGGGTGGCCATGAGTTTACCCCATTGAGTCCTCATGCCGACTGTCGTCACAAGCATCTTGCAAGAACCATCCTGCACTTTAGTTCCTGACAAAAGGAATGGGTTCTCGGCATTGACAGCAACTGGTTCACTCTCCCCAGTCAGGCTTGATTCATTAATCAGCAACGAGAATCCTGATACGAACAAACCGTCAGCTGGTACTTGATCACCAATGGAAAGGTGCACAATGTCACCAACGAGAAGCTCGTATATCGAGAGCTTCTGCCGGTACCCACTCCGGATGACCTGCACCgtgatcttcttcttctccttgtcaAGGTCCTTGAACTGCAGGGATTGCCGGTAGTCGCTTGTCGCAGTGACAAACACAACCAGAAGAATACTAGCGACGATGCCGAGGCCATCATGCGCGCCCTTGGGCCACCCCTCGGTGGCAATGCCGACGACGAGCGAGAAGAAGGCACATGCAGCAAGGATCATGAGTGTCATGTCGTGGAGCGCCTCCCAGACAAAGACCCAGAAGCTGCGGGCCTCCGTCTCGGCGAATTTGTTGATGCCAAAGATCTCCTGCCGGGATGCAAGCTTGTCCTTGGATGTGCTGACGCCATCCGACTCTGAGGTAGACACCTTTGATAGGAGGCCCTCGGTGCCGCCATGTGCTTTCAGCTTCTTGATGTCGTGGCTCTCGACAACAGAGCTCAGTTCCTCAGCACAGATGCCGTAGCCTGCTGCCTTGACTGCGGCAGGGACTGTGTACTCGCTCTGGGGAGCAAGACCTGTGAAATTGTGTTGGTGGTAAGATTGACTGATAGAGATCCAGAGGGAAAGGGATAACTGATGTTGATTAATTGTATGGTATGCCCTGGTATCATCATACCATGGATGAACTGAAGTGCAGCCTTTGAAACAAGCACGGCAACACGCAGCTTCTCCTGAAATAGGTATTGGTGTGGCGTCAGTCTCAAGAATAACAACTGTTCTCAAATTGCTTGAAGCTGAAAAGTGCATATAGATGTAGTAAAAAGCACCAGAGAGAGATGACAGTTGCCAAGCGCTACCGAATGATGTTTTAATAACTTGAATCCACTTGTTTATTGAAGGGCAACTTTGTTGGTTTATATTGACAGCACTCCTGATTGACAGGAGTTGCAGCAGCTAAAGACTACTCCACCAGATATTTAAAAAGACCATCAGAGAAGCCCAAAAATAAAGGAGCGTGTTCTTCCTAGAATAAAATAATCCATAATGGAGATTCCCTTTTTTAGGGGAAAGATGCATTAGGAGCATCGACGTCACGCAATGCTGCGTTTTTCACAAGGCTCTAGGCCTACTTCATTCATCTGATAATTGTTCTAGCAAATGGGAAAAGATCAACTATGGCAAGTTTGTGCAGGAAAAGTAACTTTCGGTTATAGTTTACATACGGTATCTTGATTTTCTTAACAACAAGGTCTATTCTGAAACTTTTTACATACGTGCATTAATGAGAGTGATATAATTTCACTCTAAACAACACAGAATAATAATTACAGGCTCACTTCCGAACAGATGCGTCGAACAATTAGAGGTGCATTGCAGATCAATATCTATATAGTATATTTTTAGTCATTGCTCTCTCAGAGATGTCTACTGTCATGGCCTAACTAATGTTTGCTTTTTGGGACGAACCTCTGCATCACAATTTTTTGATAAGAAGGTATATGCCGTACCAACTATGGCATGTGCAACCTGCGCTTTCTATGCGTGCCAACCAAAGGTTGGGGGAAACGCCTGACAATGGCAAGCGCGACGGCGACAGAAAACAAGATATGCAAAAGGCGAATTAATTAATTCTCCGTTCCAGAGTTCTTGGTTCTCCAAGAAAATTACTAGATGTAAATCGAGAAGGGAGGACGAGGACGGGGACACATACCTGGTTGGTCCGCTTCATGGCGGCGGCCTCGGATCGCTTGCCGAGGTTGGCGGTGAAGCGGAAGCGGCGCTTGGGGTTCTTGACGACGCCGACGACCTTGCGCCATCGGCCCAGCGCCTCGTCGGAGGAGTGCTTGGGCTTGACGCCCCCGAAGTTCTCGTTGAGGTAGCTCTCCATGGCGGCGGCGTCTCTGCTCCTGTCCGGTCAACGGACCAATGAAACccttctctcctctcctctcctccccaccAACTCCGCCGTGTCTATATAGCACGCCGCGGCTCAGACCGGCATTTTCCCGGAAGGAAGCGCGTGGGCGTGGGGTAGGGAAGGTGAGGGCAGGACCGTCGTTGACGCGTCGTGCGTACGTGGGTCCGACTCCGGTGCTACCTCGATGGGCGATACTTTCATGGAAGTATTCTGTCCTTGGGGGTGGCTGATTTCATGGAAGGTGGCGAGTTTTTTAGGTGGGAGCGGTGGATGATTGATGGATCCGAACGGGGCGGGGGCGGGGAGGAAGAGGGGAGGGGCAACgggtgggagggagggaaggaATTAAGCGGGTGGCGACGCGCCTCCTCCTTCCTTGTTTCTCTGGTTTGGGGAAAGGAGCGTCGATTCAGGGGTCAAACGGAGGGAACGGGTCTCTCTCTGGGGTTGGTCAGGCCGATGAACGCTGCATGTCTGTCTCTCTGCGTCTGCGTCTGGGCCTTGGGGGTCTGTTACCATGATTGTTGCGGGAAATTTACGGTGGGTTCGGCgagtgggacgggaaaggaggggTGACGGGGACAGTGCTGTCCACGGAGTGAGTTTGTGGTGGAACGACGCGCATGGTGTCCAAGTTCAGCTTTTCACAAAACAATTTAACAATTTCTTGATTGtgtttttttcagaaaaacctCCGATCTATTCATCAAATGGTACACAGAACatgaaatttttttaaaaaaatccatgTCCGTAAACCACTTAGCGAGGGTTACAAGCACTAGAGCGAGCCGAAGTCATCATCTCTCCTTTATCGGAGTCGAGTTAACCTTATTGTAGTAGATAGTCGGAAAGTAGCCGTGCTAAAGCCCGAAAGGACCACACCATAACAACAACCGTCGCTGATAAAGAAAAGCATAGATCGAATGGGTCCAACCTGCAGACACATGAACGCGGACGAAACAAGACCGACGAGAATGGATATGCAGATGAAATGGTGACAATGCAGATGGGGAGCATGCAGAAGAGCATGTTCTCCAATTTCAAGGGATCGATTGTTGGTCATCGAGTGCTGAATCAGAACAGGGCACAAAGGGCATTTACCCGATGCCCTATTCCCCGATAATTTTTATCGGCCCTTTCAGATGCGGGAAAATGTGTTCGGTCGCCTTTACAATGGTGTGCGGGCCTATGATGCTAATTCCTCTTGAAGAAGGATGTCATAGGAAGAATTGGATTCTCTAGTGGTTGCACCACGGATGCTTGCATATGCCATGGCAGCAGATTCTAGGCCTAGTACCTCCAGAAGTCTAAAAGCACATACGAAGACTCAATGGTCAGATTTGCTACTGCGGTGGTCAAAGTGTTTAGACCTCGGTACTTGAGAGAACCAATTGTTGCGGACATCGAAAGGCTCATGACACTCATAGAAGCAAGAGGATGGTCGTCGGATCTGTTGATTTCATGCACTTCAGATGGAAGAATTGCCCATATGATCTACAACGGCAATGCCACAGCCATGTTAAGAAGCTCACCATCATTCTTGACGCAGCTGCATCAAAGAACCTCTAGATTTGGCAAGCTTTCTTTGACATGTTTGCCTCTCATAATGACATCAATGAATTGCAGCAGTCTTCATTGTTTGCTAGGTTGATAGAAGGACAAACTCCTCCGTGCAACTATATTATCAATGGGCATGACTACAACATGGCTAGTACCTGGTTGAGAGTATCTATCCTCCATGGGCGACCTTTGTTAAGATCATCTTTGAGTCAGTCGGTCAGAAAAAAACTCACTTTGCTAAAGGACGAGAAGGAGCATTTCGAGTGCTCCAGACCCGTTTTGCAGTTGTTTGAGGACCTGTAAAAATATGGGATCCGGAGACATTATGGGAGGTGATAACATGTTGTGTGACTATACACAACATGATCATGGAGGATGAGGGTGAAGATCTTGTCGGGGTCTGGAATTTAAGAACATGGTTGATCTTATCCAACTTCCACATGAGAATTCGACCGCATTTGATAAGTTTGTCCAAATAAatcaacaaattcggcatcgaGTAACTCATCAGCAGTTTAAGAAAGACCCGATTGAGTAGTTATGGACGCTTAAAGGGAAAccaatgttggggatcgtagtagaatttaaaaaatttcctacgcatcaccaagatccatctatggagtatactagcaacgaagggaaaggagtgcatctacatacccttgtagatcgcgagcggaagcgttccaatgaacggggttgatggagtcgtgctcgccgtgatccaaatcaccgatgaccgagtgccgaacggacggcacctccgcgttcaacacacgtacggagcagcgacgtctcctccttcttgatccagcaaggggaaaggagaggttgatggagatccagcagcatgacggcgtggtggtggaagtagcggggtctcggcagggcttcgccaagcttctgcgagagggagaggtgttgcagggggagagggaggcgccagggcctGTCATACTGCtgccctccccccccactatatataggccccctgggaggggggcgccggcctggatcccatctgcaaggggggggggggcgtcggccaggggaaacttaccccccaaggcaagtggggcgcccccccaccctagggtttccaaccctaggcgcaggggggaggcccatggggggcgccccagcccactaggggctggttcccttcccacttcagcccatggggccctccgggataggtggccccacccggtggacccccgggacccttccggtggtcccggtacactaccggtgacccccgaaactttcccggtggccgaaacttgacttcctatatataattcttcacctccggaccattccggaactcctcgtgacgtccgggatctcatccgggactccggacaactttcgggtttccgcatactaatatctctacaaccctagcgtcaccgaaccttaagtgtgtagaccctacgggttcgggagacatgcagacatgaccgagacgcctctccggtcaataaccaacagcgggatctggatacccatgttggctcccacatgttccacgatgatctcatcggatgaaccacgatgtcgaggattcaatcaatcccgtatacaattccctttgtcaatcggtacgttacttgcccgagattcgatcgtcggtatcccaataccttgttcaatctcgttaccggcaagtcactttactcgtaccgtaatgcatgatcccgtggctaactccttagtcacattgagctcattatgatgacgcattaccgagtgggcccagagatacctctccgtcatacggagtgacaaatcccagtctcgatccgtgccaacccaacagacactttcggagatacccgtagtgtacctttatagtcacccagttacgttctgacgttgggtacacccaaagcactcctatggtatccgggagttgcacgatctcatggtctaaggaaatgatacttgacattggaaaagctctagcaaacgaactacacgatcttttgtgctatgcttaggattgggtcttgtccatcacatcattctcctaatgatgtgatcccgttatcaacgacatccaatgtccatggtcaggaaaccgtaaccatctattgatcaacgagctagtcaactagaggcttactagggacatggtgttgtctatgtatccacacatgtatctgagtttcctatcaatacaattctagcatggacaataaacgattatcatgaacaaggaaatataataataaccaatttattattgcctctagggcatatttccaacagtctcccacttgcactagagtcaataatctagttcacatcaccatgtgatcaacactcataggtcacatcaccatgtgaccaacatccaaaaagt
Proteins encoded:
- the LOC123098353 gene encoding calcium-transporting ATPase 10, plasma membrane-type, with product MESYLNENFGGVKPKHSSDEALGRWRKVVGVVKNPKRRFRFTANLGKRSEAAAMKRTNQEKLRVAVLVSKAALQFIHGLAPQSEYTVPAAVKAAGYGICAEELSSVVESHDIKKLKAHGGTEGLLSKVSTSESDGVSTSKDKLASRQEIFGINKFAETEARSFWVFVWEALHDMTLMILAACAFFSLVVGIATEGWPKGAHDGLGIVASILLVVFVTATSDYRQSLQFKDLDKEKKKITVQVIRSGYRQKLSIYELLVGDIVHLSIGDQVPADGLFVSGFSLLINESSLTGESEPVAVNAENPFLLSGTKVQDGSCKMLVTTVGMRTQWGKLMATLSEGGDDETPLQVKLNGVATIIGKIGLVFAVVTFAVLTESLFRRKIMDGSYLSWSGDDALELLEFFAIAVTIVVVAVPEGLPLAVTLSLAFAMKKMMNDKALVRHLAACETMGSATSICSDKTGTLTTNHMTVVKACICGKIKEVEKSSDAKSLFSELPDSVMTMLSQSIFNNTGGDVVINQDGKREILGTPTEAAILELGLSLGGDFQAVRKATTLIKVEPFNSAKKRMGVVIQLPGGAFRAHCKGASEIILASCSKYLNDQGNAVPLDSATVAHLNATIESFANEALRTLCLAYIEVADGFSANDAIPEEGYTCIGIVGIKDPVRPGVKESVAICRSAGITVRMVTGDNINTAKAIARECGILTEGGLAIEGPDFRTKSAEEMYKLIPKIQVMARSSPLDKHTLVKNLRTTHEEVVAVTGDGTNDAPALHEADIGLAMGIAGTEVAKESADVIILDDNFSTIVTVAKWGRSVYINIQKFVQFQLTVNVVALVVNFSSACMTGSAPLTAVQLLWVNMIMDTLGALALATEPPNDELMKRTPVGRKGNFISNIMWRNIMGQAIYQFFVIWYLQTEGKTLFELKGDNSDLVLNTLIFNCFVFCQVFNEVSSREMERINVFRGILDNNVFVAVLGSTVLFQIIIVQFLGDFANTTPLSLREWFSCIVIGFIGMPIAAIVKLFPVGSQ